One genomic segment of Lysobacter sp. 5GHs7-4 includes these proteins:
- a CDS encoding copper resistance system multicopper oxidase → MMSNDFSGRRPDALAEPSRRRFVTGLAVGGLAAGMGLWRSPAFAAPALASAARELRGVDFDLALDVAPVNFTGRVRPAVTVNGSLPGPILRWREGDTVTLRVANRLRDTSSIHWHGILLPANMDGVPGLSFDGIPPGETFVYRFQLRQSGSYWYHSHSMFQEQTGLYGAIVVDPLQPPPFHYDREHVMLLSDWTDLDPAALFRRMKKMSDYDNTYKRTVGDFARDARENGLAATLRDRGEWGRMRMTPTDLSDINAHTYTYLLNGAAPAGNWTGLFRSGEKVLLRFINASAMSYFDVRIPGLKMTVVAADGQYIHPVSVDEFRIAVAETFDVIVEPSGQDAYTVFAQDMGRTGYARGTLAVREGLSAPIPANDPRVILTMDDMGHGGMSHGGHGASKPKAMPEGSCGASMGMAGMDHSGHDMAGMEHDGAGHPASEAGNPLIDMQSMSSTPRLDDPGIGLRDNGRRVLRYADLKSLFEDPDGRDPSRTIELHLTGHMEKFAWSFDGKKFMDAEPLRLNYGERMRITLVNDTMMTHPIHLHGLWSDLEDERGEFQVRKHTIDMPPGTRRSYRVRADALGRWAYHCHLLYHMEAGMMREVRVEE, encoded by the coding sequence ATGATGTCTAACGACTTTTCCGGCCGGCGGCCGGATGCATTGGCCGAGCCCTCGCGCCGGCGTTTCGTCACCGGTCTGGCCGTGGGCGGCTTGGCCGCTGGCATGGGCCTGTGGCGCTCGCCCGCGTTCGCGGCGCCGGCGTTGGCCAGCGCGGCGCGCGAGTTGCGCGGTGTGGATTTCGACCTGGCCCTGGATGTCGCACCGGTGAATTTCACCGGTCGCGTGCGCCCGGCCGTCACCGTCAACGGTTCCTTGCCGGGGCCGATCCTGCGCTGGCGCGAAGGCGATACCGTCACCCTGCGGGTCGCCAACCGCCTGCGTGATACCAGCTCCATCCATTGGCACGGCATCCTGCTGCCGGCCAACATGGACGGCGTGCCCGGGCTGAGTTTCGATGGCATTCCGCCGGGCGAAACCTTCGTCTACCGCTTCCAGCTGCGCCAGTCGGGCAGCTACTGGTACCACAGCCATTCCATGTTTCAGGAACAGACCGGGTTGTACGGCGCGATCGTGGTCGATCCGCTGCAGCCGCCGCCGTTCCACTACGACCGCGAACACGTGATGCTGCTGTCGGACTGGACCGACCTGGATCCGGCGGCGCTGTTCCGGCGCATGAAGAAGATGTCGGACTACGACAACACCTACAAGCGCACGGTCGGCGACTTCGCTCGCGATGCGCGCGAGAACGGTTTGGCGGCGACCCTGCGCGACCGCGGCGAATGGGGACGCATGCGCATGACCCCGACCGATCTGTCGGACATCAACGCGCATACCTACACCTACCTGCTCAACGGCGCGGCGCCCGCGGGCAACTGGACAGGGCTGTTCCGCTCCGGCGAAAAGGTGCTGCTGCGTTTCATCAATGCCTCGGCGATGAGCTACTTCGACGTGCGCATTCCCGGCCTGAAGATGACCGTGGTCGCGGCCGACGGGCAGTACATCCATCCGGTCAGCGTCGACGAGTTCCGCATCGCCGTGGCCGAAACCTTCGACGTGATCGTCGAACCCTCGGGCCAGGACGCGTACACCGTGTTCGCCCAGGACATGGGCCGCACCGGCTACGCCCGCGGCACCCTGGCGGTGCGCGAGGGTTTGTCGGCACCGATACCGGCCAACGATCCGCGCGTGATCCTGACCATGGACGACATGGGCCATGGCGGCATGAGCCATGGCGGTCACGGCGCGTCCAAGCCCAAGGCGATGCCGGAAGGCAGCTGCGGCGCGAGCATGGGCATGGCCGGCATGGATCATTCCGGCCACGACATGGCGGGCATGGAGCACGATGGCGCGGGTCACCCCGCCAGCGAGGCCGGCAATCCGCTGATCGACATGCAGTCCATGAGCAGCACGCCGCGCCTGGACGACCCCGGCATCGGCTTGCGCGACAACGGCCGGCGCGTGCTGCGCTATGCCGACCTCAAGAGTTTGTTCGAGGATCCCGACGGCCGCGACCCCAGCCGCACGATCGAGCTGCACCTGACCGGCCACATGGAAAAGTTCGCATGGTCGTTCGACGGCAAGAAGTTCATGGACGCCGAGCCCTTGCGCCTGAACTACGGCGAGCGCATGCGCATCACCCTGGTCAACGACACCATGATGACCCACCCCATCCATCTGCACGGCCTGTGGAGCGATCTGGAGGATGAGCGCGGCGAGTTCCAGGTCCGCAAGCACACCATCGACATGCCGCCGGGCACCCGTCGCAGCTATCGGGTGCGCGCCGATGCGCTGGGCCGCTGGGCCTACCACTGCCACCTGCTCTATCACATGGAAGCGGGCATGATGCGCGAAGTGAGGGTGGAAGAATGA
- a CDS encoding CopL family metal-binding regulatory protein produces MCLGLILNGSAVAVASTQMQLAHMTAAFEVAAATSAPCHEGMAMAGMDMSGMDHAAMSMHGDHGPDAAPEPDCCKSQTCDCACLQPVPATAIAFAFGGAHAGHGPIARPMPIGHDAPALPYPIRPPIV; encoded by the coding sequence TTGTGCCTGGGTCTGATCCTTAACGGGTCGGCTGTGGCGGTCGCGTCCACGCAAATGCAGCTGGCGCACATGACGGCCGCATTCGAAGTTGCGGCCGCGACGTCCGCGCCCTGCCATGAAGGCATGGCGATGGCCGGCATGGACATGAGCGGCATGGATCACGCCGCGATGTCGATGCACGGCGACCACGGCCCCGACGCCGCGCCTGAGCCGGATTGCTGCAAGTCGCAGACCTGCGATTGCGCCTGCCTGCAGCCGGTACCGGCGACCGCCATCGCGTTCGCCTTCGGCGGCGCGCACGCAGGTCATGGCCCGATCGCGCGGCCGATGCCGATCGGTCACGACGCGCCGGCCCTGCCCTACCCCATTCGACCTCCCATCGTTTAA
- a CDS encoding copper resistance protein B, translated as MGHVVPGQVEKPAEKTDHSAMDHSKMEHAAPAEAESQSGGMDHSKMDHAAMGHSPASAAPQAPREPIPPVTDADRAAAFPDLQHHMEHARELNSYVLFDRLEAGDAEHGRSEAWEATAWFGSDLNRLWLRSEGEREDGVTGSANLEALYGRSISPWWDAVVGVKHDFKPGRSQDWLAVGLQGLSPYKFEVQATAYLGASGHVAANVEAEYDVLLTNRLILQPLVEVEFNGSQDRERGVGSGLSTLEAGLRLRYEFNRHFAPYVGVVHERAFGNTAELRREEGEPAQDTRVVVGVRFWF; from the coding sequence ATGGGACACGTCGTGCCGGGCCAGGTCGAGAAGCCGGCCGAGAAAACCGACCATTCGGCGATGGACCATTCCAAAATGGAGCATGCCGCTCCGGCCGAGGCCGAGAGCCAGTCCGGCGGCATGGATCACTCGAAAATGGACCATGCCGCGATGGGCCACTCGCCCGCTTCCGCTGCTCCGCAGGCGCCGCGCGAGCCGATCCCGCCGGTCACCGATGCCGATCGCGCCGCGGCGTTCCCCGACTTGCAGCACCACATGGAGCACGCGCGCGAGCTCAACAGTTATGTGCTGTTCGACCGCCTCGAAGCGGGCGATGCCGAGCACGGTCGCAGCGAAGCCTGGGAAGCGACGGCCTGGTTCGGCAGCGATCTCAACCGCCTGTGGTTGCGCAGCGAAGGCGAACGCGAGGACGGCGTCACCGGCTCGGCCAATCTGGAGGCGCTGTACGGCCGCAGCATTTCGCCCTGGTGGGACGCGGTGGTCGGCGTGAAGCACGACTTCAAGCCCGGGCGCTCGCAGGACTGGCTGGCGGTGGGCTTACAGGGGTTGTCGCCGTACAAGTTCGAAGTGCAGGCCACCGCCTACCTCGGCGCCTCCGGACATGTCGCGGCCAATGTCGAGGCCGAGTACGACGTGCTGCTGACCAATCGCCTGATCCTGCAACCGCTGGTGGAGGTCGAGTTCAACGGCAGCCAGGACCGGGAACGCGGTGTCGGCTCCGGCTTGAGCACGCTCGAGGCCGGCCTGCGCCTGCGCTACGAGTTCAATCGCCATTTCGCGCCCTACGTGGGCGTCGTGCACGAGCGCGC
- a CDS encoding DNA topoisomerase IB: MARTGIIDPSPQGATDAESARVAADAGLRYVSDAAPGIARLRAGRGFRYRDARGRAVRDAATLERIRALAVPPAYRDVWICPQANGHLQATGRDARGRKQYRYHPAWRHARDDGKFDRIVAFGAALPRLRRRLRSDLKLAGFPRNKVLAIVVALMADTLLRVGNDAYARSNGSYGLTTLRNRHIDFLRGGRARLHFRGKGGLAHEVAIDDAGLVRQIRRCQQLPGQFLFQYRDDDGKVQPVDSGAINAYLREAMGGEFSAKDFRTWGGTLAAFRRLAALPTPEGKSGGAPSARALAKIENAIVAEVAAALRNTPTVCRKSYIDPVVFAGWREDALHRYAAQARGERQWEQATLRFLKRRHGVRGRA, encoded by the coding sequence ATGGCACGCACCGGCATTATCGACCCGAGCCCACAGGGCGCGACCGACGCGGAATCCGCGCGGGTGGCGGCCGACGCCGGTTTGCGTTACGTCAGCGACGCCGCCCCCGGCATCGCCCGATTGCGCGCCGGCCGCGGCTTCCGTTACCGCGACGCGCGCGGCCGTGCGGTGCGCGATGCGGCCACGCTGGAACGGATCCGGGCGCTCGCGGTACCGCCCGCCTACCGGGACGTGTGGATCTGTCCGCAGGCCAACGGCCATCTGCAGGCCACCGGTCGCGATGCGCGCGGCCGCAAGCAGTACCGCTACCACCCGGCCTGGCGGCATGCGCGCGACGACGGCAAGTTCGATCGCATCGTCGCCTTCGGCGCGGCCTTGCCGCGATTGCGCCGGCGCCTGCGCAGCGATCTCAAGCTCGCCGGCTTCCCGCGCAACAAGGTGCTGGCGATCGTGGTGGCCCTGATGGCCGACACCTTGTTGCGGGTCGGCAACGATGCTTATGCGCGCAGCAACGGCAGCTACGGCCTGACCACCTTGCGCAATCGCCATATCGACTTCCTGCGCGGCGGACGCGCGCGCCTTCATTTCCGCGGCAAGGGCGGATTGGCGCACGAGGTCGCGATCGACGACGCCGGCCTGGTCCGGCAGATCCGGCGCTGCCAGCAACTGCCGGGGCAGTTCCTGTTCCAGTACCGCGACGACGACGGCAAGGTGCAGCCGGTGGATTCGGGCGCGATCAACGCCTATCTGCGCGAGGCCATGGGCGGCGAGTTCAGCGCCAAGGATTTTCGCACCTGGGGCGGCACGCTGGCCGCGTTCCGGCGCCTGGCGGCATTGCCCACGCCCGAGGGCAAATCCGGCGGCGCGCCGAGTGCGCGCGCGTTGGCGAAGATCGAGAACGCGATCGTGGCCGAAGTGGCGGCCGCCTTGCGCAACACGCCCACGGTCTGCCGCAAGTCCTACATCGACCCGGTCGTCTTTGCCGGCTGGCGCGAGGACGCCCTGCATCGTTACGCCGCGCAGGCGCGCGGAGAACGCCAATGGGAACAGGCGACGCTGCGCTTTCTCAAGCGCCGGCACGGCGTACGCGGTCGCGCCTGA